CGAGACCTTTTCCTTCGCCTTCTGCCAGGAAGCGCCCACTTCCTTCGCAATGGAAGAGCTGTGCAACAGGGCAGATAGCTGAGGTGCCCACGCACTTCCCTGACCGCCGAAAATGAGGGCGTAGGGTGCGTTCAAATCTTCAAAAAACGATTTCATTTACAATCCATTCCTATGCCCTACAGGGGCGCGTTGTCGTGATACTTAGAGGTCTGATACGACCGGGCTTTCCGCTCTAGTACGGACAGCGAGCGGATAATTGTCGATCTTGTGTTCTTGGGATTGATCAGGGAATCCAACTCTCCCTTTTCCAGCGAGAGGTTCGGTCCGATTGCCTCGCGCTGATACTGCTCCTGGTAGAGGCGACGCTGCTCGGCAACGTCTATTCCCTCTTGTCCGGCAGCGCGCAACTGCTTGCGGAAGATGATGTCTACCGCGCCCTCGGACCCCATTACCGCGATCTCGGTTTGCGGCCAAGAGAAATTGAAGTCAGCGCCTAACGACTTGGAACCCATGACGATGTAGGCTCCCCCGTAGGCCTTCCGCAAAATGACCGTTACCAGTGGGACAGTTGCCGTGGCGTAGGCGGTGATTAGCTTTGCGCCACGCCTAATGATGCCGGCCCGTTCCTGCTCGGTACCGGGACGGTACCCCGGAACATCAACCAACGTAACTACCGGCAGGCCGAAGGCATCACAAAAACGCACAAATCGAGCGGCTTTCTCTGACGCATTCACGTCCAATGTGCCCGCGTCAAAGGCGGGCTGATTTGCCACTATGCCAACCGAACGGCCATCAAAGCAGGCGAATCCGACCACTATGGAACGGCCAAATAGTTCCTGTATTTCCACAAATTCGCCGTAGTAAGCCAACGCCTCGATGACTTCGATTATGTCGTAAGGCTGCTTCGCCGAGGACGGCACCAAGTCTCCGACGCGGGCTGCTAGTGCCTCGCCCTCCGGATCAGGCTCATAGTCATACCTGGGGGCCTCTTCTTCACAGTGCAACGGCAAATAGGTGAAGACCGAACGAGCGAATTGCAACGCATCTTCTTCGTCCTCGGCAAGGTAGTGGGCCACCCCGGAAATGGTGTTATGCAAGTCGCCCCCACCCAAATCCTCTGAAGAGACATCCTCGCCAGTGACCGCTCGCACAACCTTCGGACCAGTAACAAACATGTAAGAAGACCGCTTCGTCATAATGATGAAGTCGGTAAGAGCAGGACCATACACAGCGCCGCCAGCGCACGGCCCCAAGATCACCGAAATCTGGGGCACAATCCCAGAGGCTTCAGAAATCTTCTTGAAAATGTTGCCGTACTGCGCCAGAGCCGCAACGCCCTCCTGAATGCGCGCACCACCAGAATCCAGCAGCGCAAACACGGGAATGCGAAGCCGCAACGCCTCATCAATAAGATGGCAAATCTTGCGCCCTTCAACCTCGCCCAGCGTGCCACCCTTTACGGAAAAGTCCTGCGAATACACCGCTACGGGACGCCCGCTGATCTGACCAAAGCCAGTGATCACGGCACACCCCAGGTAGGAGGCATCAATATTGCCGCCCGCAAAGGTGTGAATCTCTTGGAAACTCCCCTCGTCTACCAGCTGGTTTATGCGTTCGCGAGCAGTTCCCCGCCCCTTCGCATGCTGGCGCTCGCGGGCACGCTCCTCAGCCTTATCCGTCAGCTGTTCGACGCGCTTGGCAAACGTGTTGCGATCGATATCCACGGTGGGATTCATTCTTCCTCTCCCACTCTTACGATGACCTGTCCGGAAGCCACGGTGTCCCCCTGGCTGACCAAGCACCGCGCGATCCCAGCCGCCGGCGCGTACAGGTATTTCTCCATCTTCATTGCTTCAATGACTGCTACCAGGTCGCCCTCTTCGACCTTCTGGCCGTCCTCTACCGCCAACCTGACAACGGTGGCCTGCATTGGTGAAACGACCGCACCCGGGTCATCGCTGGCAGTTGCCACCGCGGTGGTCTTGCGTGCTCCACGCAGC
The genomic region above belongs to Winkia neuii and contains:
- a CDS encoding acyl-CoA carboxylase subunit beta is translated as MNPTVDIDRNTFAKRVEQLTDKAEERARERQHAKGRGTARERINQLVDEGSFQEIHTFAGGNIDASYLGCAVITGFGQISGRPVAVYSQDFSVKGGTLGEVEGRKICHLIDEALRLRIPVFALLDSGGARIQEGVAALAQYGNIFKKISEASGIVPQISVILGPCAGGAVYGPALTDFIIMTKRSSYMFVTGPKVVRAVTGEDVSSEDLGGGDLHNTISGVAHYLAEDEEDALQFARSVFTYLPLHCEEEAPRYDYEPDPEGEALAARVGDLVPSSAKQPYDIIEVIEALAYYGEFVEIQELFGRSIVVGFACFDGRSVGIVANQPAFDAGTLDVNASEKAARFVRFCDAFGLPVVTLVDVPGYRPGTEQERAGIIRRGAKLITAYATATVPLVTVILRKAYGGAYIVMGSKSLGADFNFSWPQTEIAVMGSEGAVDIIFRKQLRAAGQEGIDVAEQRRLYQEQYQREAIGPNLSLEKGELDSLINPKNTRSTIIRSLSVLERKARSYQTSKYHDNAPL